Below is a genomic region from Deltaproteobacteria bacterium.
GCAATGCCTCAAGTGACTATGTACGTTTCGCTCCTGCTCCAAGGGGGCTTTCCATAGTTGACAAAGAGATGACATTTGCTGAATACTGGGCTCATCCTGACCCGTTTGAGGCGATGCGCCGCAAGTCAGCAAAATGTGCTGAGGTTTTGGTTCCAGATCGTATAGACCCTAGTCTTATTATGGGAGCTTATGTCTCGTGTCCTGAAGCAAAAGCAGCAGTTGAAGCACTGGGAGTTGATATTCCTGTAACTATAAATTCATATCTTTTCTTCACATAAGGAGGGGAAAATGGTCAAAGTATTGATGGGAGATATTCTAGAATCCAAGGCCCAGACCCTTGTCAATACTGTGAATTGCGTTGGAATCATGGGAAAGGGGATTGCACTAGAATTTAAAGAGCAGTTCCCTGATATGTTCAGGGATTATGTAGAACGGTGCAATCGGAAAGAGGTCAAACTTGGGAAACCCTATCTGTTTAAAAGGCTTATTCCCCCTTGGATTTTGAACTTTCCAACTAAGGAACATTGGAGGTCTGTTTCGCGCATTGAAGACATTATACAGGGTTTAAAATATTTGCTTCAGCATTACAAAGAATGGGGGATTACGTCTCTTGCTGTTCCCCCGCTTGGTTGTGGTCAAGGTCAATTGGATTGGAAGATAGTTGGGCCAACCCTATACCGCTACTTAAATCAATTAGATATCCCTGTTGAGCTTTATGCACCCTACGGGACACCACATGAAGAGTTGCAGCCTGAATTTCTGGAGCAGGCCCCAGATGTTAAAAGGACCGAGCCAGAATTTGCTCCGGAAAGGATTAAACCTGCATGGGTTGCCTTAGTGGAAATTCTGAAACGCGTGGAAGAAGAACCTTACCATTGGCCTGTTGGCAGAACTACGTTCCAGAAAATTGCCTACATTGCAACCCAAGAGGGATTGCCGACTGGACTGCAATACAAAAAATCAAGCTTTGGACCATTCTCTCCAGAGTTAAAGGGTGTTATTACCCAATTAGTCAACAATGGCTTAATACGGGAAGAGCAACTTGGACGTATGTTTGCAGTGAAGGTTGGGCCAACTTTTGAGGATGCACGCAAAGCTTACGTGAATGATTTAGTAAAATGGGAATCAATTATTGATAAGACAGCGGATTTATTCATGCGCATGCAAACAAGGCAATCTGAGGTCGTTGCTACAGTCCTTTTTGCTGCCAATATATTATCAAACAAAATAAATGACCAACCCTCCGAAGCAGAAGTCTTACATGAAGTAATGCAATGGAAACAACGCCGTCGCCCAAAACTTAATGCCAAGGAGGTCGCCTACACGATTCGTAACCTAGCTGCTTTGAGATGGTTGAAAGTCAAACCAAGTTCAGGCTTACCAATACCGGATGAAATTATTGCTGAGGCATAACTATAGTTCTTTTAATAACCTCACAAGGATTTGGTAAAATAATCCAACATTATCTTGACAGAATATCTTTCTAAGATTATACTTGGTTTTGGAGGGAAAAAGGAGGGGGGGAGATGGGTAAGGTTTATATAGAACTTGGAAGCAGGATTAAAAAATTGAGGGAACAACGGGGGATTAGCCAACAGAGGCTTGCGGAACTGTTAGGTGTTTCACGTCCTACCATATCTCAAATAGAGATGGGAGAGAGAAAGGTATCTGCTGATGAGTTAATAAAGCTGTCGGAGATATTTGATGTCTCCGTGGAGCACCTGCTTGGTGTGAAAAAGGGGCCTGAGGTGATACTTAGAGAAACCAAAAAGAAACAAAAGGTAAAACCTCAAATAAGAATCAATGTGCCGCAAAAGAATTTAGAGAAGTTCAAGGAAGTTATTATCTATATCCTTAACAAGGTCGGCTCAAAGCCTAACATTGGAGAGACGGTGATCTATAAGCTTCTCTATTTCATTGATTTTGACTTTTACGAGAAATATGAAGAGCAGTTGATTGGTGCAACTTACATTAAGAACCGTTATGGGCCAACGCCAATAGAGTTCGAAAGAGTAGTGGACAAAATGATTGGAGATAGAGAAATCATGAAGGTCAAAAGTACCTATTTCGAATATCCCCAAACAAAATATTTACCCTTAAGAAAAGGAGACCTTTCCAAACTAAAGGCAAACGAAATCGAAGTTATTGATGATGTCCTGAACAGGCTCTCTGATATGAACGCCTCTCAAATAAGCGAATACTCCCATAACGATGTCCCCTGGCTTACAACAGAAGACCAAGGGATCATTGAATACGAGTCTGTTTTCTATAGAACCTCAGCTTATTCGCTAAGAGAATATAGTGAAGATATTCAATGAAATTTCCCGTCTACCCGAGTTTAATAAGGATTTTAAGAGGCTTTTAAAGAGATTTAAAACCCTGGAAGAGGATTTTATAATCTTTATAGAAAAGCAATTGAACCTCTATCATAAGCTAAAGATAGATAATAAAGGCATATTCCCACTAACCGGCTTAGGGGTAGAATACCCAAAGATATACAAGGCAAAGAAGTTTGCCTGTAGGTCTCTAAAAAGTAAAGGGGTTCAGTCGGGTATTAGAGTAATCTATGCTTATTTTGAGGATGCGGATAGAATTGAGCTAATCGAGATTTATTACAAAGGGGATAAGCAAAGTGAAGACAGAGATAGAATATCGAAACATTACAGAAGGTAGGGACGTTAAAAGATCATTTAATGCGAAATGTAGAGGGGTCGAAAAACGAAAAAATAAATAGAAAAAATGGAAGAAGCCAAATTTGCTGAATTTGTCCATAAACCATGGCCTCGGGGGCGCAGGGAGACGGAGATGACCAAACCCATCACTGAAGGGGAGTGCATCATACTCCTGGATCCAGCGGATGAGAAGGAGTTCTTCTTCAAGATGAGGCAAAAGGGGCATATTAACCTCTACAAAGGAAAGATCCTCCACAACGAGATCATCGGCAAAACCGAGGGCGCAGTGGTGCGCAGCTCCAAGGGGGAACCATTTCTCGTCTTCAGGCCGACCCTCTATCAGTTCATCATGCATATGAAGAGGGACACCCAGATCATCTACCCCAAGGACCTGGCCCTGATCTTAGTCTATGCCGATATCTACCCTGGATGCATTGTGCTCGAGGCCGGGATAGGCTCTGGTGCCCTGACCCTGGCGCTGCTACGAGGTGTGGGAACTGAGGGGAAGGTCATCTCCTATGAGGTACGGGATGAGTTCATCCAGCGGGCAAAAAAGAACATCAACCTCCTCTTGGAGGATCCCCCTAACCTAGAGGTGAAATTGAGGGATATATATGAGGGGATAGAGGAGGAGGGGCTGGACAGGATCATCTTGGACATCCCCGAGCCCTGGCGGGTAATAAACGATGTAGCTGTGAGCCTGCGTCCTGGGGGGGTGTTCCTGGGCTATCTGCCCACCATCATCCAGGTCAAATCCCTGGTGGATGCCCTGCGGGAGGAAAAGAGGTTCACCTCCATCCAGGTCTTTGAGTCCCTGGTCAGGAACTGGAATATAGAGGGGCTCAGTGTGCGTCCCTTTCACCGAATGGTGGCCCATACAGGCTTTATAACCTTGGCCAGGAGGGGGGAAACCCCTTAAATCACTTATGCCAAATATAATTTAAGTGGGGGTGGGTGTCCTGCACCTCCTCCCTGAGGCGTTGAGTGATCTCCTTTATAAAGTAATCAAGCACCGACGGCCTCCTCTTTCGGGCATAGACCACATGGGGCTTTCCCTTTATCCCTGCCATCTTGGCAGCCAACTCTATGGTATCTTCCAAGTTCCCCAGTTTGTCCACCAGCCCTAAGGCCAAGGCCTGTTCCCCGGAGAAGATCCTCCCGTCGGCGATGGCGGCTACCTTTTCGATGGGGAGCCTTCTCCCCTCGGCCACCGCCTTGATAAACTGGCGGTGCACAGTGTCGATCACCTCCTGGAGTAAGGCCTCCTCCTCCGGAGTCATCTCCCTGAAGGGCGAACCGATATCCTTGTGAGGGCCGCTCTTTACCACGTACCCCTTATAACCGATCTTTTTCAGGAGTTCTTCTATATTAGAAAACTGCATCACCACCCCAATACTCCCGGTGATGGTGCCCGGATTGGCCACGATCTTGTCGGCCCCACAGGCCACATAGTACCCCCCTGATGCCGCCACCCCCCCCAGAGAGGCCACCACCTTCTTCACCCTCCTGGCCTTGACCACTTCCCGATAGATCTCCTGGGACGCCCCTACCCCCCCGCCAGGGGAGTCAATGCGCAAAACGATCGCCTTTACTCCACCATCTTCTGTAAAGGACTTGACCCCCCGGATGACCTCCCTGGAATTGGAGATGACCCCGGTGATTTCCACCACCCCTACCTTATCCCCGAGGACGAAGGAGGGGGCCTCCCTCCTAAACATATAGGTCAACAGGAGGATAGACCCCACAAAGACCACCAAGATCACCCCAATGATGATGAGCCCTATCAAGACCGGGTGTTTCTTCATCATCCACCTCCCCCTTGTTTGGAAGGACCTTGCGTTGATAACTCTATTTCCAGCTCCTCAGGGGTTAAGGTTATAACCTTGACCTTGAGGCCGCCGAATTCCTGGTGAAGGATTTTGTCGGCCAACCTGCCCGTCTCACCTTTCAGGACCAACCCCCAGGTGAACTTGGTGGGTTCGATCTCGGTGAGGGCAAACGTCGAAACCTCTACATCCTCTTTGAGGAATTCCTCCACCTTTAGATAAACCCGATAACTCTTGATCCCCGCCACCACCAATTTGACCTTCCGCAAAAGGGGCCTTTCCTCCCCCCTTCCCAAAAGCCCCAGTGACTCCAAACTCTTCTTTATCCCCTTAGTATCCACCAAGACCTCTAGCAAGGCCTGATATCCGGTGGACAGGGGGGTCTCCTCCAGGACCTTATAGCTCAAGACAAATGATTCAGCCCTGTTATAAACCCCTTCGACCAATATCTTATGTTGCTCCTCCATGGCCTGGAACGTGATCATACCCCTCACAGCCTCCTCTACTGCCTTCCTTAACCCATCCTTTACAGCCATCTCCAGGGTAGGGTGCGGGAGGTCATCTCCCCTTTCGCTCTTGCCCAAGACCACAAAGGTCTCCTCCCCCCATCCTAAGCCACAGACACCCAAGAGAAAGAAAACCAAAGGGACAATCAGGACAATCCTCTTCATCTCAGTCCCTTACGACGTTAAGGTACGAGTTATCCAGAGGGGGCCAAAGGCACCCTTCTGATAGACCCGCAACATCCCCGCTCTGATCAGCTCCAAGAGGGCGAGGAAGGTGATGATCAACTCCTCCCGCGAGGCAAAGGGGGTAAAAAGGGACAAAAAGGGTACAGCCTCACCTGTCCCTTGGAGTCTATCCCATAACTCCCTAATCTTATCCCCCAGGGTTACCCTCTCCAAGGTGATTTCATGAAGCTCCTCCACCTCCCGGCGTTGTAGCAGATCGTGCAGCGCATCGATGAGGTGAAAGAGACCTGCCTCTATCTCCCCTTGCTCGGCCTCGATCTCCTGGGCAGGTCTGACAAAGACATCCCTCTCCAATAACTCTTGATGCGACAGACACAAAGCGGCCTCTTTGAACCTCTTATACTCCAAAAGGCGATGGACAAGCTCTGTGCGGGGATCTTCCTCCTCTTCCTCTTCTTCTTGGATGGTTGACGGAAGGAGCATCCTAGACTTTATATACATAAGGGTAGCCGCCATCAACAAAAATTCCCCCGCGATATTGAGGTCGAGGGCCTTCATTATCCTTATATATTCTAAGTATTGTTCAGTGATCAAGGCGATGGGGATGTCGTATATATCCAATTGATTCTGCTTGATCAGATGAAGCAATAGGTCTAAAGGTCCCTCAAAAACATCGACCTTTACCTGATAAAGCTCCATGGCTATATCTCCATGGCCTCCCTCGCCTCAGTCATGGTGTTCTGGGCCACCGCTGTCGCCCTTTCGGTCCCTTCACGGATGATCTCCTCTACCTCACCTAAATGGGTGAGGTAGTAATCCCTCTTCTCCTGGATAGGGGCCAGATATTCTTTCACCCTCTTGACCAAGATTCTTTTGCACTCGGTGCATCCTATTCCAGCCCGACGACAATCCCTATCGATCTCCCGGACAACCTCGGGATCAGTATAGATGCGGTGATAGGAGAAGACGCTGCACACCTCTGGGTCCCCTGGATCCTTCCTGTATCCCCTTTGAGGGTCTGTGATCATCTGCTCGATCTTGGCCGCCAGGACCTCTTCAGGGTCAGAGATATAGATGGCGTTGTTGTAGCTCTTACTCATCTTCCTCCCATCGATCCCCAGCAGGTTGGGGACTTCCGTTAATAACGCCTCGGGAAGGGGGAACACCTCTCGATATAGATAGTTAAACCTGCGGGCTATCTCCCTGGTGATCTCTAAATGGGGGAGTTGATCCCTGCCCACGGGGACATAATTACCCTTGTACATGAGGATGTCGGCGGCCTGCAGCACGGGATATCCGAGAAAGCCATAAGTCCCCAGCTCTTTGTCCCCCAGCTCTTCTTGCTGCTCCTTGTATGTGGGGTTGCGCTCCAACCAACCGAGGGGGGTGATCATGGACAGCAGGAGATGGAGCTCTGCATGTTCCTTTATCCACGACTGGACAAAGAGGGTGCTGCGCTGGGGATCTAGGCCCACACTCAACCAATCGATGAACATCTCGGTCAAACTCTCGTTGATGACGGAGGTATTCTTGTATTCAGAGGTCAAGGCGTGCCAATCCGCAGCGAAATAAAAGCATTCATACTCGTCCTGGAGACCCCGCCAGTTCTCTAGGATGCCGTGAATATGCCCCAAGTGGGTCTTGCCGGTGGGACGCATGCCGCTTACTACCCGCCTCTTCTCCATATCATATTCCTCCCTAAATATGTGGTCCCAAAAAGAGTTGCACGCCGAACATTATGACAGGGAAGACAACGAAATTGACCACCTGGGTGATGATCAAAAAGATGAGGATCAAGAACCCATAGGGCTCTACCTTAGCAAAGGTCTCTGCCTTCTCCGGGGGAAGAAGCCCAGCCAGGACCCTACCTCCATCAAGGGGAGGGATGGGGATGATATTGAAGATGGCCAGCCCCAGGTTGATCACCACGCCCACCTTTAACATGAGCAGGATGGGAACAAATATCTTGAGGAGCAGAGGAAAGTTGGGAAGGGAAAGCTGGAGCAGGAACCGGAAGGCGATGGCGAAGACCCCTGCCAGCAGGACATTGGTCACCGGACCAGCCAAGGCCACCCACATCATATCTCTGCGGGGGTCCTTGAAATTTAAGGGGTTTACCGGCACCGGCTTGGCCCAACCGATCATCCTGGTGAAAAAGAAGACCAAGGTCCCCACCAGATCGAGGTGTTTGATGGGGTTGAGGGTAAGCCTGCCTGCCAACCGCGGCGTCGGATCCCCCAACCGGTCGGCCACCCACCCATGGGCGACCTCATGTAAGGTCACAGCCAATAGGATGGGAAGGACTAAGATGGAGATTTGTTGAATGGTTGAACCCACGTCCGCCTCAGGGATAAAATTTTCCCCTAAATTATCAGAGCGAAACAATAAAGTCAAACTCGCTCAGCCAGGTAATTGGCGCGAACATACCTTACTTCATCTTCTTTGGTCTTGACCTTGTCTTCGAGGCGGGCCAGGAGGAGGGAATCAAGGATCTCACGGTAGATAGGACCTGGTTGGATACCCAACTCCTGCAGATCCTTCCCCCGCAGAATCACCTTCATATCTTTGAGCTTGGTGAAGAAGAGGGAGACCGACTTCTTTACCTCCTTCTCATCTGTCTTGGCCATCAAATAGAGAAGGACCTCGATGGAAATGGGCTTAAAAAGGGCATATATCTCCTTGGGCCTCATCCGCCTTTTGCGGGCCTTTTGCAGTATGGTGAACCCTTCCCTTCTCCCCTCTATCAATCTCTTTCTGTACCGTGGGGAAAGGGAGAGCCTCTGGGCCATCTCTTCCAACCCTTCCGGCTGCAACTGATCGGCCAAACCGAAGAGATAGACCATCCATTTCAAATAGCCCCCCCCTAAAAAGAGGAGATCAAACCAGCTGATCACCTCATATATCCTGGCCAGCAGGGCCTTGGTCTGAGAGTTATAATCCAAACAAGGATGGATGAATTTGAGGAGATCGAACTCCGCCATCCTCTCCAGTATGGGAAGGGGATTTTCCTCTCGCAGGATCAGCTCCAGCTCCGAGAAGAGCCTCGCCCCGCTCAACCTCTCCAAAAAACCCATGGAGATGGCGTTTTTGATCAGGTTCTGGGTATGCTTCCCGATTTGAAAGCCAAACCTCTGTTCAAAACGGATGGCCCGAAAGATGCGTGATGGATCCTCCACGAAACTGAGGTTGTGCAGGACCCTAACCACCCCCTCCTTCAGATCCCTCTGGCCCCCAAAGAAGTCGAGGAGATGGCCAAAGGCACCTGGTCTCAGCTCGATGGCCAAGGTATTTATGGTAAAGTCCCGGCGGAAGAGGTCCATCTTTATGGAACTGAGCTCTACAGTCGGAAGGGCGGCCGGGCGTTCATAGTATTCCATCCTCGCCGTGGCCACATCGATCTTATATCCATTGGAGAAGAGGATGGTGGCGGTCTTCATCCTTTTGTGTACCTTCACTCGGCATCCACTTTTGGCACCGAAGACCTGGGCAAAGCGGATACCATCCTCCTCCACCACCACATCGATATCGTAGTTCTCCTTCCTCAAGATCAGATCCCTGACAAAGCCTCCCACGGCATATACCTTATACCCTAACTCCTCCCCCACCTGACCTAATGCACGCAGCAGAGAGATGACCTGGAGGGGCAGTCTCTCATCCATGAGCTTGGTGAGCACCTTTTTCCTCGCATAGATGGGACCCAGAGGAGAAGGGGTAAGGGCATCGTGCAGGGCCCGCAAGAGGTCCGTCCTGGTGATCCCCCCGATCAACCTCCCCCCCTCTACCACCGGCAGAAACCTCTGATTCTCCCCCACGATGTAACCCTGCACCTCTCGCAAAGGGGTCCCAGGCCCCACAACAGAAAAATCGGTTGTCATATATTCCCTTACCGAAAGGCCCCCCAGGCCATGGAGGGTGGCCTTCTCCACGGTTGGCCGCGAGATCAGACCCACCAAGTTCTCCCCCATTAAGACAGGCAACACGTTGATATTATAATACTTGCTCAATATCCCATGGGCCTCTTCTAGGGTGTCTCCCTCCTGGATGGTCTTGAGGGGATGGATCATGATATCCTTGGCCCTTATCTTAGGTTTGACCACCTCATGTAAGATCCCCAACAGTCTTTCTTTGGCCTGTACCAGGGTCAAATCCCTGATGGTGGCTGAGGCTGCAGTGGGATGTCCGCCCCCACCGAACTCTACGGCCACCTCGGCCACATTCACCTCCTCCACCCTGCTCCTGCCGATGAGATAGGTTCGATCCTCCATCCTGATCAAGGCGAAGACGACATTGAGGTTCTCCATGTCCTTCAGCTTATGGACCAGGACCGCCACGTCTCCAATATACCTATCGGACGAGCCGGTAGTTACCACCACCTCCACCCCCCGGATATTATATCGCTCTGCCGAACGGATGAGGTCATTGAGCAGAAAGACCTGCTCGGCGGTCAACTCCCTAGTGATCATATCGGAGATGCTGTTGAGGCTCGCCCCTTTCGTGAGGAGATAGGCAGCAGCGTAAAAGTCTTCTTTAGTGGTGGAGCTAAAGGTGAGAGATCCTGTATCCTCGTAGATCCCCAACATCATGATGGTCGCCTCATCAGGGGTGATTCTGATCCCCTTCTGCCTCAATATCCTGAGGAGAATGGTAATGGTGGCCCCTGTCTCCTCTATGACCTCCAGAGTCCCCCTCACATCGTCTGTTGAAGGGGGATGGTGGTCGTAGATATGTATCTCCAAACCGGGTTTGTCCACAATCTCGACAAATTTCCCTATGCGGGACCTCTGCCTCGTATCCACCATGATAAGCCTTCTGATATCTTCCAGTTCTATGTCCTTCACCCTATCCGCTTCCAGGATATAGAAGCTAGAGCGGACAAAGAAGTCCCGCAAACCCTTTTCCTGAGACCCGGGGAATACCAACTTGGCCTCAGGGTAGAGCTTTTGGGCCGCCAACATGGAGGCCAAGGCGTCAAAATCCGCATTGATATGGGTGATGATGACATCCACCAAGATATCCCCCAAATTTTTTATAACCTAGACAATGCGGTATTGTAAAAAATGGGCGTAATGATTATCTTGCACTATGACCCCTTATATGATAGAAGTTATTCTTTATTAAAGGGGTAAGGAGGGCATAGATGGCCAGATGCCTCAGGTGCGGTAATACCTCTGCTTTTAACGTGTGGTGCTCCATTCAGAAGGTCCTGGAAGTAGAGCTCAATGAAAAAGAAGAGCTGGTAGAAATCATAGGGGAACCTGAGGATGAAAGCTTCCATAGTTTAGAAGATATCGAACTGATGGAGGACGATTTGGCCTTCGCGATGGTAAGTTGTGCATGGTGTGGAAGCAAGGAAATAGAGATAGATGGAAAAGAAGAAGTAATCTCCCTCCGCATCCGACATTGAGGAACAAAAACTAATCATCCCTCCTTCCCAGGGGGAAGGGTGAGCTTGACCACCTGTCCCACCTCCCCTAAGAGCCCAAACTCCCTGCCATCAAAGATCACCTTTACGCCACCTGCGTTTCCTATCAAGAGTTCAAAACAGTGAGGCCCCCTACGGGTGTACCTGTCCCCTGGAGAAAGGGTGACATCAAAGGGGGGGGATGACCCCTCCTTTATCTCTACCCATGTCCTCTCCGAGGCCTCGATGACAAGGACATGTTCTCGTCCAGGCAAGGCCTCCTCTTTCTCCTGCGCACCACCTTTAGGCAGAGGCGTTGATTCCTCCGCCGAAGGAGTGAGGGAAGGGGCCTGCAAATTGCCAGGGGGAGATGTAACCTCCTGCTCTGTGTAGGTCCCTTTGATGGATGCCTCCTCTACTCGCTCCCTGGGGCCTTGTCCAATCAGTAAGAGGAAAAGGACTATTATGATCATCAAGAGGATGGCCCCAGCAACAATGTACTTTTTGGGTACTTCCTTCTCCCTTTCGAGGAAGGGCTCTTCTGTCCCCTTGGTCGGGTATTCCTTTTGCCACTCTTTATATCTGAACAGGACCTCTTCGGGGTCCAACCCAATATATCTGGCGTAGGCCTCTATGAAACCCTTCACAAAGACCTCTGGAGGCAGAACCTCTCGTTGATCCTCTTCAATGGCCTCCAAGATGGTGCGACGAATCTTAGTGGCCCGGCAGATCTCCTCTAACGAGGCCTTTCTTGCCTCTCGCTCTTTTCTTAGATAGGCACCAAAACTTTCCATCTCCACCTTCACCATACCATATAGCGCCCTATGACTTTTGTCAATTTCTTCTTAAGCGAGGCCAAACTCCCGCAAGGCATAATCCTTCTTCGTCCAGTCCTTCTGCACCCTCACCCAAAGGTCCAGGTATACCTTGGCACCCAGGAGCTGCTCCAGGTCCATCCTGGCCCGTTTTCCGATCTCTTTCAACATCCTTCCACCCTTCCCAATGAGAATCCCCTTCTGAGATTCCCTCTCTATATTGATAGAGGTCCTTATCCAGATCACTCCCCCCTCCCTCTCCTTAAAATCCTCCACCACCACCGCACATGAATAGGGGATCTCCTGATGGGTCAGGTAAAAGATCTTCTCCCGGATGATCTCCCTCGCCATAAACCTCTCCGTCTGATCGGTGATGAAGTCATCCGGATAGTACTTGGGACCAGGGGGAAGGAATGCTATAATCTCTTTTTCTAAGCGGTCCACTCCGGTGCCCAAGAGGGCCGATATCCGCATGACCTTGGTATAAGGGAAAGGGGGTTCTGGCAAGGCACCACCTCCTTTTACCAGATCGACCTTGTTGATCAATAAGATGACCGGGGCCTTTATCCCCTCAAGGACCTCCCATACTATCTCCTCCCCTTGTAGGAAGGGTCGGAAGGCCTCTACCATGTGGAGGACTATATCGGCATCTTGCAAGGCACCTTTGGTCGCATTGAGCATATATCTGTTGTGTTTTGAGGTGTCCTCATGGATCCCAGGGGTATCTACAAAGATGATCTGGGCATGAGGAAGGGTCTTGACCCCGAGGATCCTATTCCAAGTGGTCTGTGGTTTGGGTGAGACGATGGCAATCTTCTCCCCCAGGAAACGATTGAGGAGGGTGGACTTCCCCACATTGGGCCGCCCAATAATGGGGACAAAACCCGAATGGAAATCATCTTCCTGCTTCTCCAATCCCCTCCTCCTTCTTTTTTTTGATGGTGTAACGGATGAGCCCCTTGATGACCTGACTCCTCTTGGCCCCTCCGAGGATCACTTTTAGGTCTTCATAGACCG
It encodes:
- a CDS encoding site-2 protease family protein, with the translated sequence MPEADVGSTIQQISILVLPILLAVTLHEVAHGWVADRLGDPTPRLAGRLTLNPIKHLDLVGTLVFFFTRMIGWAKPVPVNPLNFKDPRRDMMWVALAGPVTNVLLAGVFAIAFRFLLQLSLPNFPLLLKIFVPILLMLKVGVVINLGLAIFNIIPIPPLDGGRVLAGLLPPEKAETFAKVEPYGFLILIFLIITQVVNFVVFPVIMFGVQLFLGPHI
- the sppA gene encoding signal peptide peptidase SppA gives rise to the protein MMKKHPVLIGLIIIGVILVVFVGSILLLTYMFRREAPSFVLGDKVGVVEITGVISNSREVIRGVKSFTEDGGVKAIVLRIDSPGGGVGASQEIYREVVKARRVKKVVASLGGVAASGGYYVACGADKIVANPGTITGSIGVVMQFSNIEELLKKIGYKGYVVKSGPHKDIGSPFREMTPEEEALLQEVIDTVHRQFIKAVAEGRRLPIEKVAAIADGRIFSGEQALALGLVDKLGNLEDTIELAAKMAGIKGKPHVVYARKRRPSVLDYFIKEITQRLREEVQDTHPHLNYIWHK
- a CDS encoding tRNA (adenine-N1)-methyltransferase — its product is MEEAKFAEFVHKPWPRGRRETEMTKPITEGECIILLDPADEKEFFFKMRQKGHINLYKGKILHNEIIGKTEGAVVRSSKGEPFLVFRPTLYQFIMHMKRDTQIIYPKDLALILVYADIYPGCIVLEAGIGSGALTLALLRGVGTEGKVISYEVRDEFIQRAKKNINLLLEDPPNLEVKLRDIYEGIEEEGLDRIILDIPEPWRVINDVAVSLRPGGVFLGYLPTIIQVKSLVDALREEKRFTSIQVFESLVRNWNIEGLSVRPFHRMVAHTGFITLARRGETP
- a CDS encoding DUF4065 domain-containing protein; the protein is MGKVYIELGSRIKKLREQRGISQQRLAELLGVSRPTISQIEMGERKVSADELIKLSEIFDVSVEHLLGVKKGPEVILRETKKKQKVKPQIRINVPQKNLEKFKEVIIYILNKVGSKPNIGETVIYKLLYFIDFDFYEKYEEQLIGATYIKNRYGPTPIEFERVVDKMIGDREIMKVKSTYFEYPQTKYLPLRKGDLSKLKANEIEVIDDVLNRLSDMNASQISEYSHNDVPWLTTEDQGIIEYESVFYRTSAYSLREYSEDIQ
- a CDS encoding segregation/condensation protein A, whose protein sequence is MELYQVKVDVFEGPLDLLLHLIKQNQLDIYDIPIALITEQYLEYIRIMKALDLNIAGEFLLMAATLMYIKSRMLLPSTIQEEEEEEEDPRTELVHRLLEYKRFKEAALCLSHQELLERDVFVRPAQEIEAEQGEIEAGLFHLIDALHDLLQRREVEELHEITLERVTLGDKIRELWDRLQGTGEAVPFLSLFTPFASREELIITFLALLELIRAGMLRVYQKGAFGPLWITRTLTS
- a CDS encoding macro domain-containing protein; its protein translation is MVKVLMGDILESKAQTLVNTVNCVGIMGKGIALEFKEQFPDMFRDYVERCNRKEVKLGKPYLFKRLIPPWILNFPTKEHWRSVSRIEDIIQGLKYLLQHYKEWGITSLAVPPLGCGQGQLDWKIVGPTLYRYLNQLDIPVELYAPYGTPHEELQPEFLEQAPDVKRTEPEFAPERIKPAWVALVEILKRVEEEPYHWPVGRTTFQKIAYIATQEGLPTGLQYKKSSFGPFSPELKGVITQLVNNGLIREEQLGRMFAVKVGPTFEDARKAYVNDLVKWESIIDKTADLFMRMQTRQSEVVATVLFAANILSNKINDQPSEAEVLHEVMQWKQRRRPKLNAKEVAYTIRNLAALRWLKVKPSSGLPIPDEIIAEA
- a CDS encoding CBS domain-containing protein, yielding MDVIITHINADFDALASMLAAQKLYPEAKLVFPGSQEKGLRDFFVRSSFYILEADRVKDIELEDIRRLIMVDTRQRSRIGKFVEIVDKPGLEIHIYDHHPPSTDDVRGTLEVIEETGATITILLRILRQKGIRITPDEATIMMLGIYEDTGSLTFSSTTKEDFYAAAYLLTKGASLNSISDMITRELTAEQVFLLNDLIRSAERYNIRGVEVVVTTGSSDRYIGDVAVLVHKLKDMENLNVVFALIRMEDRTYLIGRSRVEEVNVAEVAVEFGGGGHPTAASATIRDLTLVQAKERLLGILHEVVKPKIRAKDIMIHPLKTIQEGDTLEEAHGILSKYYNINVLPVLMGENLVGLISRPTVEKATLHGLGGLSVREYMTTDFSVVGPGTPLREVQGYIVGENQRFLPVVEGGRLIGGITRTDLLRALHDALTPSPLGPIYARKKVLTKLMDERLPLQVISLLRALGQVGEELGYKVYAVGGFVRDLILRKENYDIDVVVEEDGIRFAQVFGAKSGCRVKVHKRMKTATILFSNGYKIDVATARMEYYERPAALPTVELSSIKMDLFRRDFTINTLAIELRPGAFGHLLDFFGGQRDLKEGVVRVLHNLSFVEDPSRIFRAIRFEQRFGFQIGKHTQNLIKNAISMGFLERLSGARLFSELELILREENPLPILERMAEFDLLKFIHPCLDYNSQTKALLARIYEVISWFDLLFLGGGYLKWMVYLFGLADQLQPEGLEEMAQRLSLSPRYRKRLIEGRREGFTILQKARKRRMRPKEIYALFKPISIEVLLYLMAKTDEKEVKKSVSLFFTKLKDMKVILRGKDLQELGIQPGPIYREILDSLLLARLEDKVKTKEDEVRYVRANYLAERV
- the trpS gene encoding tryptophan--tRNA ligase yields the protein MEKRRVVSGMRPTGKTHLGHIHGILENWRGLQDEYECFYFAADWHALTSEYKNTSVINESLTEMFIDWLSVGLDPQRSTLFVQSWIKEHAELHLLLSMITPLGWLERNPTYKEQQEELGDKELGTYGFLGYPVLQAADILMYKGNYVPVGRDQLPHLEITREIARRFNYLYREVFPLPEALLTEVPNLLGIDGRKMSKSYNNAIYISDPEEVLAAKIEQMITDPQRGYRKDPGDPEVCSVFSYHRIYTDPEVVREIDRDCRRAGIGCTECKRILVKRVKEYLAPIQEKRDYYLTHLGEVEEIIREGTERATAVAQNTMTEAREAMEI